The Sulfolobus islandicus Y.N.15.51 sequence CTGGACCACCATAATTTGATGCAACACTTTTCGGAAATAATCCTCCATAATTTGTAAAATTACTTGATTTAAATGCGAAAAATAATAACATAAATGTAACAACTGGTATGATCAATTTCCAAACTGTTATGGCTGAATTCGTTTTCCCTAAGATCTTTATACCGTAATAATTTACTAAGAAATAGATAAATAGTAAAAGAATGGAAAACAGTAATCCGGGAAGCTTCAATATAGTAACTGGTGTGCCGTTAACAACTGTTGAGTTAGTAAGCAATTTACTCAAAGTAGGGTTTACATTAGTTAAGTATTCGATTGTTGCTAAAGCTTCTATAGAAGGTGTAGAGATTGCCGAGAGAAGATATAGAAATGCTATGACAAATCCAGTGTAACTTCCGTGGGAATAAACTGGATATCTAACTATACCACCAGTTTTAGGTATTGAACTTCCAAGTTCGGCATAAGCTAACCCTATAAACATTACCATTATCCCAGCCATTATCCAAGATAAAATTCCAGATGGCCCGCTATGGATGCCACGCTTAAGGAAGCTAGTAACCAACCAGAACCTATCATTGCACTTAAAGATAAAAAGGTTAGATCCAAGAGGCCCAACTCTTTCCTTAACAACTTATCGGAGTTACTGACGCTTGTCATACAAATTATTTACGAAATAAGATAGGTCTTTTTAAAGTAATATCTAAAGAAACGTACGCTAATCGTACAGTTTGAGAGGTAATGATTTCGTAGTTCGTAAATGCGGGATCGAACTCTTACTGAATTGGTGACCTCAGGAGAGATGAACTAGGATGAATTCTCAATTTTTTCTCAGAATTATTATATGTCAAAAAACACACCTCATAAATAATGTATATATAATATCGTATAAGTCACTTTTCCTCTTATCTAGTTACATTGACTCTAGTAAATTAGAAAAATATAATTAGAGAATATTGGAGATTTTTGGTATTTCCTAATTCACGATTAGATTAAAAATTACTCTCTCTTTTAATCAGTTTAATTTATATACCCCTTTTTAGCAATACTGAAAGATGTCAGAACAAGAAATAAACCACGTTAATTTAGACTTAACGGAATATAATCAAGGAACGACTGTAGTACCAGACAGTTACTATAATCCAAACATAGCACCGCTTCCTAAAAACGCAAAAACATGGACATGGATAAATTATGCTACCATATGGGCTGGAATGATACATAACGTCCCCGCATTTATGCTTGCGGGGCTATTAACATTTGAGTTCGGCCCACTAATAGCATTAATGATCATCGCAATAGCCTACTTTACCTTGCTAATAGCACTATACTTAAATGGGCATATAGGTACAAAATGGGGAATTCCATTCCCCTCATCAATTAGACCAATGTTCGGAATAAGGGGTGCTAGAGTACCAGTAATAATAAGGGCAATTTCAGCATTGTTTTGGTTCTCCGTTGAGACCTATGCTGGCGGTCTAATATTAGATGCGCTAATCTCAATCTTTTATCCCTCATGGTCAACAATCTCAGCAGACCTCTTAGGAATGCCACTCCATCTGACAATTTCGTTCTTCCTCTTTTGGTTCCTTAACGTATTAGTCTTATTTAAGGGAATGGATGATATAAAGAAATTTGAACTAATTGCTGGTCCCTTGGTAATAATAATCTTAGGAGGTTTGATGATTCACGCAATTACTCTTGCAAATGGTCTATCATCATTGTTTCAAATAAGGGGGAATAACGTTTCATTACCTAACATAGCCTTAGCAATATCCACAATGGCAGGTTTTTGGGCAACCCTAGTCCTAAACATTCCGGACTTTACGAGATTTTCTAGAAGCCAAAAGGACCAACTAATAGGACAAACTATTGGTCTACCTATACTTACGTTGCTTTTCAGCTTCATAGCAGTTGGGTTAGCATCGGCAGTAATTTATATTTACAATATTCCAAGTAATGACGCAATTAATTATGTAAACCCAGTAAATATAATGTATCTCTTTACTGACAATCCTTACATAACGTTAATCTTAGGAATCAGTCTAGTTATTGCAACAATCTCAGTTAACGTTGCAGCAAATATTGTATCACCCGTTTACGACTTGATAAGTTTATTCCCAAAGAAGCTTAACACGTGGTCTAAATCAGCTATTGTATCTGCAATTCTGGGTTTACTTTACGCCCCATGGTTATGGTACAATAACGCTTCAAGTATAGAAAATGTGATAAATTTGATTGGTGCCGGTCTAGGTTCTGTCGCCGGAGTCATGATAGCCCACTACTGGATATTAGGAAAAACTGAAATTAAACTTGCAGATCTATTTAAGCCAAATGGAAGATATTGGTATGTGTCAGGCTATAACGTTAATGCGTTAGTTGCAATGATCATAGGGTTCTCTGTACCAGTAATAGGATTTCTAATTCCTAAACTATCCTTGCTATATGACTATGGTTGGTATCTTGGATTATTTTTGAGTATAGCAATATATTTGGGATTGGAGAGAAAAAGAGAAGTAAAAATGGAACCTTAATTTTTTATTTCTTTCTAAGTAGATATCTTTGTATTTTACCACTCTCAGTCTTTGGCAATTTATCAACAAAGTCAACCCTTTCTAGATGTACGTGCCTAGAATATTTAGTATTTACAAAATCAATAATCTCCTTCTTTAGTTCCTCACTTGGAGTATATCCACTTTTGAGTACAATATAAGCATGTAATACATGTCCTCGTATTGGATCTTCATCGGCAACAACAGCAGATTCTAGTACTGCGGGAAATTCTAGAAGTACGCTCTCAACTTCAAATGGACCTATCCTGTAACCAGATACCTTAACCACATCGTCCTTCCTTCCAACAAACCATAAATATCCTTCCTCATCTTTATACGCATTATCACCAGTCAAGTACCAATCGCCTCGAAATGATTCCTTGGTCTTCTCTGGATTGTTTAGATATCCCAAGAAGTGGAAACCTGGAGAATCTCTCTTGACAGCTATAATATCCTCTATTATATCGACCTCATAACCAGGTGCAGGTAGTCCCATACTCCCTATTTTTACTTTTGCGTCATATCCCCAGCCATTATAAACTACCATTCCAACTTCAGTTTGTCCATAATGATCCTTGATAGTAACATTGTACTTATCCATAAACCATCTTATAACTTCTGGGTTAAGTGGTTCACCTGCAGAACTCGCTCTTTCCAATACTAAATCATACTTCTTCTTAACCGTTCCAGCTATCATTCTATATGCCGTAGGTGCGAAAGCAAAATTAGTAACCTTATTTTCCTCCATGAACTCCATTGTCCTTTCTGGGTTAAATGGTTCGTCAAGAAAGATTATAGTTTTCCCAAACATTAGCGGTCCTATTATACCATAATATAGCCCATAAGCCCATCCAGGATCTGCGGGGTTCCAAAACACGTCATTTTCCCTAACACCTATACCATATTTCATGTAGACATAAATGTTAAGAAATAGCCTCTTAGCGATTAGGGCCCCTTTAGGTGTTCCCGTAGTACCAGAAGTGTAAAGTAAAATTATTGCATCATCCCAATTTATCTTTTCAATCTCTTTCAATTCACCGTAACTTAATAATTCATCAAACTTGGAGAAGAGTATTGCATCATTTATCTTATCCTTTTGGTCATCTTGACAAAAGATAATTTTTGGTTTTACATCTCTAGTCCTCATCTTAATTGCCTCTGGCCCAAATGCAGTAAATAATGGTTGATAAATTGCTCCTAGGGAGAGAGTTGCTAAAAGTACTATGATTTGTTGAATCTTCTTTGAAGCTAATATTGCTATTACATCACCCTTTTTAATGTTATGAAACTCCTTGAGATATAAGGCAAGTCTTAATGCCTTTCTTTTAAGATCTGAGAAGCTTATCTCCTCCATAGCGTTCTTAGTGAATCTCTTAACTGCTATACCGTCATGAGAAGTCAAAACGTCTAATGGGTTCTCGTCTAAATATCTAATTACCTCACTCCACGAAAAACTTCTCCTAACTTCTTCATAACTAGCCATAAGTTAATTATACATTTAAAACTTAAAAGGTTTATAAAAAGAAAAACTAACCCTTAATTGACTTATTCTCCACAGTTAATTTTCCATTCTTGACTACATGTGTAATCTTAGATATTTCCCTCACATTTAGCGTAGGATCACCATTAATGATTATGATATCAGCATCTTTTCCAATCTCTATTACACCAGCGTTAATTCCAATAGCCATCGCAGCATTATAAGTTGAGGCTCTTAAAGCCTCTATTGGAGACAGCCCTCCTCTTTCAACAAGTAAAACAGTCTCCATCCAATTCTTTCCCATATCAATCTCCTCTAATCCCGTTTCAAAACCCAAATCAGTACCACTTATTATCGTAACTCCATACTCCTTAGCTTTTCTAACAACATTTGCAATATTCTCCCTTACGGAAGTGATCTTTTGGAGTCCCCACTCATCGACTCCAATCTGTTTACCATATTTGAATATTAACTCTTGAATCGTCAATGTTGGAGTTAACGTTACGTTTTTCTCCTTCATTAACTTTAGCGTCTCATCCTTAAGTAAGGTACCGTGTTCTAACGTTTTTACTCCAGCCTCTATTGCAATCCTTGCTCCTCTATCTCCATGAGCATGAGCTGCTACGTAAGTATTGACTTTTTCAGCTTCGTTAACTATTGCCCTAATCTCCTCGTAACTTAGCTGGGGATGTTCTGGTCTATCCCTCTGTGATAGCACTCCGCCAGTTGCGAATATTTTGATGAAATCAGCGCCATCCCTTAGAACTTTCCTGGCAGCGTGAATACATGATTCCATTCCGTCACAAAATTCAGAAAAGCTCATGGTTTTTGAGAACTCTAACGGTACATCATGACTTAATTCCCCATGTCCAAAAGTCTGTGTAATAGGTTTGCCGGCAGCAATTACCTTAGGCCCACCTATAATTCCGTCATTTAAAGCCCTCTTTAAGGCTAAAGACACTGTTTCTCCACAGTCCCTGACAGTTGTAAATCCAGCTAACAGTAGCTTTTCTAGCCATTTAGCAGCGCGAAGTACCCTATATTCTGGTTTCTCAAACATTATCTTTAATAGACTACCACCTTTGATTCCAGAAAGATGAATATGAGCGTCAATTAATCCGGGCATTACAAACATGTCTTTGGCATCAATTTCCATTTTCGCACTGTGATCTTCTCTAGAGACTTCTACAATTTTTCCTTCTCTCACATAGATGTTAGTTTTTCCTATTATTTCTTTTCCGTTAAAAACGATCCCGTTTCTTATCGCTAGCTCCATGATTATCCCTTATCTTTTCAATACTTCTTGTCCCTCAAATACTGTTCCTTTAGTTTCTTTATACAATAAATAAGCTATTAATGTTACGATCATTCCAGCTATTCCCCAATAAACAGGTGCTAATTTATAACCAGTAGCGTAAATCAGATAGCTTGCAATGAATGGCGTGGTTCCTCCAAATACCGCAACTCCCACATGGTAGTCGAAGGATAAGGCTGTATATCTTACTTTGGTTGGGAATAACTCAGTTAAGGCAGTTGCATATGCACCAGCTGACATTGAACCTATAACGGAGTATATTATTTGAGCTAACAATATTAGCGAGAATTGGCCAGTAGAGATTAATAAGAAATACGGGTATACGAGGATTAATAAACCTACTGCAGTTGCAACCATTAATGGCTTTCTCCCTACTTTATCAGCCAACATTGCGAACAAGAGTATAGATATTGCCTCAACGATGTATCCTATAGTCAAGGCTAATGAAACGAGTCGTGCAGGTACTCCTATCACATTTTCTAAATATGATGATGCGAAAACACTAGTAGCATATGTCATTGTAGTACCACCTATTATGAATCCTAAACCCAATAGTATCCTTTTCCAATAAATTCTGAAAGCATCAACTAGTGGAAAATGAGAAATCTCATTCTTCTCCTTAACTTTTTTGAATACTGGTGATTCAGAAATTTTTAGTCTTATCATGACTCCTATTACTGCGATAAATGCGCCAATTATGAAAAGTATTCTCCAACCAATAGATGCGAAAGCACTAGGTAACATAATACTACTAAAGACGAATATTAATCCAGTAGCCATTAGCGGGCCTATACCTTGGGCCATTTGAGCAATTCCGGTATAAAAAGCTCTTTTCCCAGGTTCTGCAAATTCCGCTGAGAGAGTAATTCCTCCTCCAAATTCGCCTCCTAGTGAAAATCCTTGAAGTAATCTCAAAATCGTCAGCAACGTGGGTGCTAAAACCCCTAATATAGCGTAACCTGGTAATAAACCCGTAAATAATGACGATAGCCCCATTAATGTCATAGTAATTATTAATGTATATTTCCTTCCTATCTTATCACCTAGATGACCAAACACTATTGCTCCCAGCGGTCTACCAGCAAAGCCTGTAGCAAATACTGCAAACGTGTCAAGAAGCGACACTATTTTATTTCCAGATGGGAAGAATAAGTTAGCCAAGATGCCAGCTACGAATCCGAATATCAAAAAATCATAGAATTCGAATGCTATACCTATCATTGCTGCGATTGAAACTTTTGTTTCTTCCTTCATATTTTACAATCGTTTGTTTCTTCCTTAAATTTTTTACTCATTAAAAGTTAAACAGTATTCTATCATAATGAAGAGACTTTTACAATATAACTGAAAAATTTTTAAGTAAATTATAGATAAATTATAGGATCTAAAAATCTCGTTATTTTATAGAAGAGATGATTTTCTACTAAATTTTATAAATAGTTTACTATTTTAGGTATTTTTCCTCATCTTAAACAATCTTAACATTTATTATTAACTAAGTGAATATTTTAACTTAATTATCTGAAGGTTAGAACCAAGCTTTTTATTAATTTCATGCTGTCATAAAATTTATTAGAATGAGAAAAGGTAATAATTTTATATGAATTTACACACTCACATAATATTAGCCTTGGCATTTGGGCTAATTTTCTTCCACAATGACATAACCTTAGCTGTGTTAGTAGGGATTGGAGCGGCAATACCTGACCTGGATAGGGAATATGTATTAACTAAGAGGAAAATATTTGCAAAATATCAACTACACAGAGCTCTCTTCCATAACATCTTTTTCGCTCTTGCAGTGGTCTATTTAAACTTTTACTTAGGATTTGCTTTGTTGATCTCTTCAATTTATTTCATAAGCATGATATGATGCACTGAGAATTTTTCAGTAATTAATATTTATTTCAACGTTATTCGCAAGCTCACACCCTAATACCCGGAGCTCTACCAACTAAAGAATTAGCCAAGTGGACCATCCATGCATAAGCCCAGAACTTGAGCTTAGCCTCAACCACTTGTCCTAAAAAACTTGTAGCCCTAACAGATTCCCCAAAAGTACGCTTCACAGCAGAGAATAAGGACTCAATCCTCCACCTAACACCGTAACCCCTCTCCTCCCTCCAACGATTATAACCCAACCTCTTGAACTCCCTTACAGCCTTTCTCCTAGCAGGATGACCGCGTCTAGTGGAGGCGTTCTCCCTAGGTGGAACAACAACCTCAACCCCAGTCTTGTAAACCTCATTAGCATCATAAGCTTTATCTCCATAAAACTTCTTGACCTTCTTTCCCTTATCTTGTAAATCCTTAACCGTCTTAACTGCAGTCTGAACCTCGTTGCTGGTTACTTCAGCGTTTATTACGTTGAATTGGTCCTTATCCATTACTATTTCGATCTTGAGGAATTTTGAGTCCTTGGTTTTTCCCCATTTTGCTATAATGTATTGTCCTCCCTTGTTTGTGCTTATTCCCGTTGCGTCTGCTATTACTTCAAGTTGGTCATTTGCCTCTGGGAATTTTATGTTCATGTTTCTTACTCTTTCCCATATTGTTGAGTAGTCTAGGCTTGTTGGGATGATTTTCAGTCTTTCTAATGCTCTCAATACTCCTTCTATGGCCCTATAAGGTAGGAACAAGTGCAGGAACGCTAGGAAGTCGTTGAACTCCTTTGGCGCCTTGTAGGTTTTCTTGGCATTCCTATTCTCTTCTGCTAGTAATTCCCACCAGTGTTGGAAGACGTAGAAGGGGAACATTAGCTCGTATCTAGTTATAACGTTCTCGTCGTACTTGCTCCAATCCCTCTTGTACTTACTCTTTCCCATGAGTAATACTCGGTATAATTATTTATAAATTTTTGTATAATTCTGAAGTAACCCACAAAGCACTTAGGATTGGGAATATTTCTTCATATGGCTTTGGATCTACTTACATCACCTACGGATAGGGGTGTAGAATTGTTTTTCCCTTTAGGTAGATTGGTTAAAAATTATGAACTGGACTACGACGGTAATATAAGGAAAAGCAGGGGGATAATGTGGTATCTTGAAGATCCAATGAGAATAATAAATAAGACGGCAGATCCTGGGTTGAAAGAAGTAGTTAAGATGCCTTGGATCAGAATTTATGGTCCCTTTAAAAACAGTAGACTAGTTGATTGGATGATATTCTATTCTTCTTTCGTGTTCATCCAATTATATGAGTTAAATCATCTTGCTGAATGGTGGAAAATATTTCTATATACTGTGTTTGTAAAATTTACCTTCTATTGTATCGGAATAGTGCTATTTTACTTCACAGGAGAATTATGGAGAAGAAGATTGCAGTTTCAAAATTTAAATAGTAAATTGAAATATGTAATACTTGGCGTAATGGCTTTAGGCCTATCATTCATTCTATTTCAAGGTATAAATCTGTATTCGCCCATGAAGCCCATAATCAATTTCAATACATTAGTTCTTATAATAGTCTCAATGCTTGTTGGGTTATTTTTGGCTTATATTCACGTAAGACTTAGGTTTAAAAAAGTCACGCTATAATTTTATCTTCTCTTTCTCAGTATTAACATGATAATAACTATTACTATTATTATAGCCGTTATTTCTAATAGTAAATTATTAATAGATAATTGCAATTTTTCAACTATCGGTTTATTCACTACTATGGTCCCTCCTAGTGTTAAGTTATAAGTCCCGATAAACCTTCCCACTTCATAAAAGGGGATACTTGCACTTAATTTAACAATTGTACCAGTGTTAATCCATATGCTTCCATTTACCCTTTTATCATTTAAGTATGTTGGCAAATCGGAGTTTATTATAACTCGATATTGTTTTATAGTGTTTATGGTAACGTTTAAAGGCGAGCTAATGTTAAACGATAGCGATGGTAAAATTGATGAAATAACATACCTCTCATCGCTACCATTATAATACGTGTAATTAACTATTTTGATTTGAGTACCTTGGGCAAACCAATTTGTATCATTTAAGGTAATTTGTTTACCATTTATCGTGCCAATAACTGGAATAGATGAGTTTACTCTCACCAAGTAGTAATATGTGTAGTTAGGGATAATGTTCAAAATCTTGAACCAACTGACGTTAGGTTCTATTAAGCTAGGATAGTTTCCATTGAGGACTGCAAAGGAGGATGAGTTAATGGAATAATTCATAAAGAAGCCTAATTTAATTGGGGCTGAAACGTAACCAGAGAAAGTACGTGAAATGATGTTATTAACTAGAAACGGTATTTTACTACTAATATTCAAGTATAAGAAACCAGGGATTGAAGGGTTAAAGTTAGTAGTTAACAATCCTGGATTCTGCTTTCCTATTGTAACGTATGCATCTCCATTTTTTGCTATGGTAACACGTAAATTATTAGTGGACTCTGCTGTGTCACTCCCGTAATTATATACTTGTGAAAATGGGACCCATTTACCGTTTTTCATGTACAGTAATGCTAGATAAGAGGACATGTTTAAGAACGTTGTAGATGCACCATTTCCAAATCCTCCCCATACCAATTCAGCATCTAAGTAGCTTCCCAAATATGTTATAATACCTAAGTTTAAATTAGGAGTAGTCTGATTAGCTATTATAATTGAGGCAGAGGTCAAATTATTAACTGGGATGAAAACTGTATCGTAAAACGTTGGATTGGGTGGAGTTATATTTCCGTTCTGAAGAATAACGTAACCGAAACTAACATATACTCCTTGATTATTATGGCTTTCATTTACTATAAGGTAAAACGAAAATGGGAAATCGTATTTAATATAATAAGTGCCGTAAGCGTAGTATGAAGAATGAGAGAAAAGGTCTGAGGTGGAGTATATTT is a genomic window containing:
- a CDS encoding NCS1 family nucleobase:cation symporter-1, with the protein product MSEQEINHVNLDLTEYNQGTTVVPDSYYNPNIAPLPKNAKTWTWINYATIWAGMIHNVPAFMLAGLLTFEFGPLIALMIIAIAYFTLLIALYLNGHIGTKWGIPFPSSIRPMFGIRGARVPVIIRAISALFWFSVETYAGGLILDALISIFYPSWSTISADLLGMPLHLTISFFLFWFLNVLVLFKGMDDIKKFELIAGPLVIIILGGLMIHAITLANGLSSLFQIRGNNVSLPNIALAISTMAGFWATLVLNIPDFTRFSRSQKDQLIGQTIGLPILTLLFSFIAVGLASAVIYIYNIPSNDAINYVNPVNIMYLFTDNPYITLILGISLVIATISVNVAANIVSPVYDLISLFPKKLNTWSKSAIVSAILGLLYAPWLWYNNASSIENVINLIGAGLGSVAGVMIAHYWILGKTEIKLADLFKPNGRYWYVSGYNVNALVAMIIGFSVPVIGFLIPKLSLLYDYGWYLGLFLSIAIYLGLERKREVKMEP
- a CDS encoding acyl-CoA synthetase; translated protein: MASYEEVRRSFSWSEVIRYLDENPLDVLTSHDGIAVKRFTKNAMEEISFSDLKRKALRLALYLKEFHNIKKGDVIAILASKKIQQIIVLLATLSLGAIYQPLFTAFGPEAIKMRTRDVKPKIIFCQDDQKDKINDAILFSKFDELLSYGELKEIEKINWDDAIILLYTSGTTGTPKGALIAKRLFLNIYVYMKYGIGVRENDVFWNPADPGWAYGLYYGIIGPLMFGKTIIFLDEPFNPERTMEFMEENKVTNFAFAPTAYRMIAGTVKKKYDLVLERASSAGEPLNPEVIRWFMDKYNVTIKDHYGQTEVGMVVYNGWGYDAKVKIGSMGLPAPGYEVDIIEDIIAVKRDSPGFHFLGYLNNPEKTKESFRGDWYLTGDNAYKDEEGYLWFVGRKDDVVKVSGYRIGPFEVESVLLEFPAVLESAVVADEDPIRGHVLHAYIVLKSGYTPSEELKKEIIDFVNTKYSRHVHLERVDFVDKLPKTESGKIQRYLLRKK
- a CDS encoding metal-dependent hydrolase family protein, coding for MELAIRNGIVFNGKEIIGKTNIYVREGKIVEVSREDHSAKMEIDAKDMFVMPGLIDAHIHLSGIKGGSLLKIMFEKPEYRVLRAAKWLEKLLLAGFTTVRDCGETVSLALKRALNDGIIGGPKVIAAGKPITQTFGHGELSHDVPLEFSKTMSFSEFCDGMESCIHAARKVLRDGADFIKIFATGGVLSQRDRPEHPQLSYEEIRAIVNEAEKVNTYVAAHAHGDRGARIAIEAGVKTLEHGTLLKDETLKLMKEKNVTLTPTLTIQELIFKYGKQIGVDEWGLQKITSVRENIANVVRKAKEYGVTIISGTDLGFETGLEEIDMGKNWMETVLLVERGGLSPIEALRASTYNAAMAIGINAGVIEIGKDADIIIINGDPTLNVREISKITHVVKNGKLTVENKSIKG
- a CDS encoding MFS transporter; this encodes MKEETKVSIAAMIGIAFEFYDFLIFGFVAGILANLFFPSGNKIVSLLDTFAVFATGFAGRPLGAIVFGHLGDKIGRKYTLIITMTLMGLSSLFTGLLPGYAILGVLAPTLLTILRLLQGFSLGGEFGGGITLSAEFAEPGKRAFYTGIAQMAQGIGPLMATGLIFVFSSIMLPSAFASIGWRILFIIGAFIAVIGVMIRLKISESPVFKKVKEKNEISHFPLVDAFRIYWKRILLGLGFIIGGTTMTYATSVFASSYLENVIGVPARLVSLALTIGYIVEAISILLFAMLADKVGRKPLMVATAVGLLILVYPYFLLISTGQFSLILLAQIIYSVIGSMSAGAYATALTELFPTKVRYTALSFDYHVGVAVFGGTTPFIASYLIYATGYKLAPVYWGIAGMIVTLIAYLLYKETKGTVFEGQEVLKR
- a CDS encoding IS5 family transposase gives rise to the protein MGKSKYKRDWSKYDENVITRYELMFPFYVFQHWWELLAEENRNAKKTYKAPKEFNDFLAFLHLFLPYRAIEGVLRALERLKIIPTSLDYSTIWERVRNMNIKFPEANDQLEVIADATGISTNKGGQYIIAKWGKTKDSKFLKIEIVMDKDQFNVINAEVTSNEVQTAVKTVKDLQDKGKKVKKFYGDKAYDANEVYKTGVEVVVPPRENASTRRGHPARRKAVREFKRLGYNRWREERGYGVRWRIESLFSAVKRTFGESVRATSFLGQVVEAKLKFWAYAWMVHLANSLVGRAPGIRV
- a CDS encoding thermopsin family protease; the protein is MLRNTLLILLLLLPTPLLAISLPTGVVAYDGPIFTNQVLGYVNITSLQAYNASGSKFGIPPYGASLQLNVMLQVNTSNEEYYFWLQNVADFITNESKMFFSENIWNSTTPLAGINNVIGKGEIYSTSDLFSHSSYYAYGTYYIKYDFPFSFYLIVNESHNNQGVYVSFGYVILQNGNITPPNPTFYDTVFIPVNNLTSASIIIANQTTPNLNLGIITYLGSYLDAELVWGGFGNGASTTFLNMSSYLALLYMKNGKWVPFSQVYNYGSDTAESTNNLRVTIAKNGDAYVTIGKQNPGLLTTNFNPSIPGFLYLNISSKIPFLVNNIISRTFSGYVSAPIKLGFFMNYSINSSSFAVLNGNYPSLIEPNVSWFKILNIIPNYTYYYLVRVNSSIPVIGTINGKQITLNDTNWFAQGTQIKIVNYTYYNGSDERYVISSILPSLSFNISSPLNVTINTIKQYRVIINSDLPTYLNDKRVNGSIWINTGTIVKLSASIPFYEVGRFIGTYNLTLGGTIVVNKPIVEKLQLSINNLLLEITAIIIVIVIIMLILRKRR